Genomic DNA from Desulfurellaceae bacterium:
GCATGTCGAGCGGCACGCCCGCGCTGGCCGGCATGCTGGACGATGTGGTGCCGATTATTGACAGTCTTGAGACGCCGGACGAAAAGCTGGTCCTGTTCGGCCGTTCGATCGGCTCCTTGTACGCCACACATGGAGCTGCCCAGCGTCCAAAAATCGGCGGCCTGATTATCGAGAGCGGTGTGGCCGACCTGGCCCAGCGGTTTTTCCTGCGGGTTCAGGCCCAGGAACTCGGCGTGTCGGCGGCCGAGGTGACGGATGCGCTCAACACCGCTTTTGATTACCGCCGTAAACTCGGCGTCTTTGCGGGAAAGACCCTGGTCCTCCACGCCCGTTTTGACGAGTTGATCGGCAGCGAACATGCCGAAATGCTGCACGCCGCAGCTCGGGAACCAAAACAGCTCACGATCTTTGCCCAGGGCGGCCATAACGACATTTTCTACCGCAATCAGGCCGAATACCAACGGCTGGTCGAAGCCTTTCTCAAAACCGTCTAGCCTGTCGTGTGACGTGCTCAGAAGGCGGTGCAGTGCGTTGTGGTGGGAGGAGTCCGCTCACAGGCCAGCGAATCGGTGACTCCCGAGGCGAGCAGGGCGCAGGCGTTGGTGATTGCCGCTCTGAGCGCTTCCATTTCGCTCGCTCCGTCAACCGTCCGGCAGTCTTGTGCCCCCCGGAACTGCATGCACACCTCGCACCGATAGCCGCCAACCTGAAAGCTGGAATACACCACCAGGGCGATCAGGGCGATCAGGGCTGCCGCCGCTATCCAGGTCGTCTTTTTCATACTAGGCTCTATTCTAGCCTGGGTGACGCAACACATAAACACGCCCATATGAAAGAGGAACCTTCGCATGAACTGGATCTGGCTCGGACTCGTTGTCGTGTCTGTCATCGCGGCCGCCTTTAACGGCACGATGGCAGCCGTGACCACGGCCTCAATAGACTCGGCCAAGTCGGCCGTCAGCCTGGCCCTGGGTCTGGTCGGGGTGATGGCCTTTTGGCTGGGCCTGATGCGGATTGTCCAGGAGGGAGGCTTGCTGCATACGCTCGCCCGGGCCTTGCGGCCGCTGATGGTGCGACTGTTTCCCGATGTCCCGGCCGAGCACCCGGCCATGAGTGCGATGATCATGAACATGGCCTCAAACATGCTGGGGCTGGGCAATGCGGCCACTCCCTTCGGCATCAAGGCCATGCAGGAGTTGGACCGGCTCAACTCTCAGCCCGGCGTTGCTACCAACGCCATGGCGCTTTTTCTGGCGATCAACACCTCAAGTCTGGCGCTGGCACCGCTGGGGGTGATTGCGCTGCGCGCCTCGCTGGGCTCAAACGATGCGGCCGGCATCTGGCTGCCGACCCTGTTTGCTACCTCGCTCTCGACCCTGGTCGGCATTGCGGCTGCAAAACTCTTGCAGCGGGCCGTGCCGGTCGGACCGGCGGCGGGCTCGTCCGCGACCACCGTCTCCGGCCCGAACCAAGCTATGCCGCTCCCGGATCAGGATGATCTCGGCGCCGACCGACCGACCTCGCGGCCGGGCTGTCTTGCCGCCCTGGCCACGCTGGCCGCGTTGGGCCTTGGCTTTGTGCTGCATCTCCGGGCCAGCCTCGCCACCGGCCTGTCGGTCGGGGAGGTACTGCGGGATGCCGTCTCCACCTGGCTGCTGCCGGTCCTGATCGTGTTGATGCTGGTGTATGGCATGGCCAAAAGGGTGGCCGTGTATGACGCCATGATTACCGGCGCGAAAGAGGGCTTTCAGGTCGCGCTCAGGATCATTCCGTTTTTGGTCGCCATTATCGTTGCGGCC
This window encodes:
- a CDS encoding alpha/beta hydrolase yields the protein MAGSILDHPIIASRYFFPQPATLAEPYWVTAADGSRLACSYSPVHPEAKTVVYFHGNGEVVADYLPGFAQWFNRAGYNLLLAEYRGYGMSSGTPALAGMLDDVVPIIDSLETPDEKLVLFGRSIGSLYATHGAAQRPKIGGLIIESGVADLAQRFFLRVQAQELGVSAAEVTDALNTAFDYRRKLGVFAGKTLVLHARFDELIGSEHAEMLHAAAREPKQLTIFAQGGHNDIFYRNQAEYQRLVEAFLKTV
- a CDS encoding spore maturation protein, which codes for MNWIWLGLVVVSVIAAAFNGTMAAVTTASIDSAKSAVSLALGLVGVMAFWLGLMRIVQEGGLLHTLARALRPLMVRLFPDVPAEHPAMSAMIMNMASNMLGLGNAATPFGIKAMQELDRLNSQPGVATNAMALFLAINTSSLALAPLGVIALRASLGSNDAAGIWLPTLFATSLSTLVGIAAAKLLQRAVPVGPAAGSSATTVSGPNQAMPLPDQDDLGADRPTSRPGCLAALATLAALGLGFVLHLRASLATGLSVGEVLRDAVSTWLLPVLIVLMLVYGMAKRVAVYDAMITGAKEGFQVALRIIPFLVAIIVAAGMFRASGLLDAIIAVVGPGLSLIGFPAEALPMALLRPLSGSGAYGIMAEIIQAEGPDSLVGYLVSTLQGSTETTFYVLAVYFGAVGVTRVRHALAAGLTADLAGIIGALVAVRWLVG